In Myotis daubentonii chromosome 10, mMyoDau2.1, whole genome shotgun sequence, one genomic interval encodes:
- the MTERF1 gene encoding transcription termination factor 1, mitochondrial, producing the protein MSIPKGWGYLTILAPRNLLYMRSRFLFGSRCWMTRFSPEILFKSVSFRFFGVKSDNEDSEPLKNRLLNNLLTMGVDVDMAKKRQPGVFNRTGINEQDLKMFLLSKGAGQEVIASIISRYPRALTRTTENLSKRWDLWRTIMTSDLEIVDILERSPESFFRSNNNVNLENNIKFLYSVGLTRTCLCRLLNNAPRTFSNSLDLNKQMVEFLQEVCLSLGHSHPIDFVRKLILKNPFILIQSTKRIKANIMFLQSTFNLNNEELLVLICGPGAEILDLSNGCAKRNYTNIKEKLCSLGCTEQEVQKFVLSYLDMLFLGEKKFNEKIDCLIEEKISISQIIENPRILDSSINTLKSRIKELVDAGYNLSTSNISLLSWSQKRYKTKLKMLNMR; encoded by the exons ATGAG CATTCCAAAAGGTTGGGGCTACTTGACCATTCTGGCACCACGAAACCTCTTGTATATGAGAAGTCGCTTCCTCTTTGGCTCAAGATGTTGGATGACCCGATTTTCACCAGAAATACTCTTCAAGTCAGTTTCATTTAGGTTTTTTGGTGTGAAGTCTGATAATGAAGACAGTGAGCCTTTGAAGAATAGACTACTGAATAACTTACTTACTATGGGAGTAGATGTTGACATGGCCAAGAAACGACAGCCCGGAGTTTTTAATAGGACGGGTATTAATGAGCAGGATCTGAAGATGTTCCTTCTGTCCAAAGGAGCTGGCCAAGAAGTGATTGCTAGCATCATATCAAGATATCCACGAGCCTTAACACGCACAACTGAAAATCTTTCAAAACGGTGGGATTTGTGGAGAACAATTATGACATCGGACCTTGAAATTGTAGATATTTTGGAACGTTCTCCTGAATCATTTTTTCGGTCCAATAACAACGTAAACCTGGAGAATAATATAAAGTTTCTCTACTCAGTTGGATTGACCCGGACGTGCCTTTGTCGATTATTGAACAATGCCCCACGTACCTTCTCCAATAGTCTTGATTTGAATAAACAGATGGTTGAATTTTTGCAGGAAGTATGTTTGTCCTTAGGTCACAGTCATCCCATAGATTTTGTCaggaaactaattttaaaaaaccctttcaTCTTAATTCAGAGCACCAAACGGATAAAAGCTAACATTATGTTTTTACAGTCAACTTTCAACCTGAACAATGAGGAGCTGCTTGTTCTGATATGTGGTCCAGGAGCTGAAATCCTAGACCTTTCCAATGGCTGTGCCAAAAGAAACTACACAAATATCAAAGAGAAGCTGTGTTCTCTTGGGTGCACTGAACAGGAGGTACAGAAGTTTGTCTTGAGCTATCTAGATATGCTCTTCTTGGGAGAGAAaaagtttaatgagaaaataGATTGCCTCATAGAAGAAAAAATTAGCATTTCACAAATAATTGAAAATCCTCGGATTCTAGATTCAAgcataaatactttaaaaagtcgAATCAAAGAATTGGTAGATGCTGGCTATAACTTGAGTACCTCAAACATCTCTCTTCTGTCTTGGAGTCAGAAAAGATATAAAACTAAGTTGAAAATGTTAAACATGCGATAG